A DNA window from Prevotella intermedia ATCC 25611 = DSM 20706 contains the following coding sequences:
- a CDS encoding energy transducer TonB, with the protein METKKSNNADLENKRWIRFVLGLTVALSVFFVAIEYSTQGDEEKQANANLLKDLKLHDQEMLPAIDQQNLAKEKDERKPTLEDMLNVKRSDIPQKVTPHEVGNTESNDERTAAPNISDTPILTQQESNLPDPTKVEEVDKKETNKFTEDDADKRIERYDDKVSKRILSETPTPPGGWSFFMTWLTKNIKYPDTAKQAKQQGTVSVTFIVNADGTVSDIKVKEAKNTDFEQEVLKVVRTMGKWKPGIQNNKPCKSLLEIPIVFSL; encoded by the coding sequence GTGGAAACAAAGAAGTCAAATAATGCAGATTTAGAGAACAAGCGTTGGATAAGATTTGTGCTTGGTCTGACAGTCGCATTGTCTGTTTTCTTTGTTGCAATAGAGTATTCCACACAAGGAGACGAGGAGAAACAAGCGAATGCCAACCTACTGAAAGACCTGAAACTGCACGACCAAGAGATGCTGCCCGCTATCGACCAACAGAACTTGGCGAAAGAGAAAGACGAAAGAAAGCCCACTCTTGAGGATATGCTAAACGTTAAACGGAGCGATATTCCGCAAAAGGTTACACCCCACGAAGTGGGCAATACAGAGTCGAACGACGAAAGAACAGCTGCACCAAACATCAGCGATACGCCAATCCTTACGCAGCAGGAGAGCAACCTACCCGACCCTACCAAGGTGGAAGAGGTGGATAAAAAGGAAACCAACAAGTTTACAGAAGACGATGCAGACAAGAGAATAGAACGCTACGACGACAAGGTAAGCAAGCGCATTCTGTCTGAAACGCCAACTCCGCCAGGCGGTTGGAGCTTTTTTATGACGTGGCTCACCAAGAATATAAAGTATCCTGACACTGCCAAGCAAGCCAAACAGCAAGGCACAGTGAGCGTTACCTTCATTGTAAACGCCGACGGAACCGTGAGCGACATTAAGGTTAAAGAAGCAAAGAATACCGATTTTGAGCAAGAAGTATTGAAAGTTGTGCGCACAATGGGCAAATGGAAGCCCGGCATACAAAATAATAAACCTTGCAAATCGTTATTAGAAATACCCATCGTGTTTAGTTTGTAA
- a CDS encoding TatD family hydrolase — translation MIIDTHTHLDGIEFKEDIQEVVERAKSVGVSKVFVPAIDLNSIEMMGNVCKQFPDFAYPMLGLHPEEVKADYREVLEKMKAVLLADHNYIAVGEVGLDFYWSREFEKEQLEAFEEQVKWSVETRLPLMIHCRKAQNEMVKILRKYQDQLPGGVFHCFTGNEKEAAELLTFNNFVLGIGGVLTFKKANLPETLKSVPLQRIVLETDSPYMAPVPLRGKRNESSFLVHVVAKLAEVYGTTENEIATQTNKNVERIFGFC, via the coding sequence ATGATAATAGATACACACACGCACTTAGATGGAATAGAATTTAAAGAGGACATTCAAGAGGTGGTGGAACGAGCCAAAAGCGTTGGCGTTTCAAAGGTTTTCGTGCCTGCAATCGACTTAAACTCTATCGAAATGATGGGCAATGTCTGCAAGCAATTTCCCGATTTCGCCTATCCGATGTTGGGTTTGCACCCCGAAGAAGTAAAGGCTGACTATCGGGAAGTGCTCGAAAAGATGAAAGCAGTGCTGCTTGCAGACCACAACTACATTGCTGTCGGCGAAGTGGGATTGGACTTTTATTGGAGCAGAGAGTTTGAGAAAGAGCAGTTAGAGGCTTTTGAAGAACAGGTAAAATGGTCGGTCGAAACACGTTTGCCGTTGATGATACACTGCAGAAAGGCACAAAACGAAATGGTAAAAATACTCAGAAAGTATCAAGACCAGCTTCCAGGCGGCGTTTTCCACTGTTTTACGGGAAACGAAAAAGAGGCGGCAGAGTTGCTGACGTTCAACAATTTCGTATTGGGAATAGGCGGAGTGCTTACCTTCAAGAAGGCAAACCTTCCTGAAACATTGAAGTCTGTCCCCCTGCAACGCATTGTTCTCGAAACCGATTCGCCCTATATGGCACCCGTTCCATTGCGTGGAAAGCGCAACGAAAGTTCGTTCTTGGTGCACGTTGTCGCTAAATTGGCAGAAGTATATGGCACAACGGAGAACGAAATAGCCACACAAACGAACAAGAACGTAGAACGGATATTCGGCTTTTGCTAA
- a CDS encoding YebC/PmpR family DNA-binding transcriptional regulator has translation MGRAFEYRKAAKLKRWGHMARTFTKLGKEIAIAVKAGGPEPETNPRLRAIIATCKRENMPKDNIQRAIKNAMGKDTSDYKEVPYEGYGPHGIAIFVDTLTDNTTRTVGDVRSVFNKFNGTLGTQGSLAFLFDHKAVFSFKIKEGIDMEELILDLIDYGVEDEFDQDDEEGEITIYGEPTSFGEIQKHLEDNGFEITSAEFTRIPNDLKDVTDEERETIDKMIEKLEDFDDVQNVYTNMKPAE, from the coding sequence ATGGGAAGAGCATTTGAATATCGCAAGGCTGCAAAGCTAAAGAGATGGGGCCACATGGCTCGCACGTTTACAAAATTAGGTAAAGAAATTGCCATTGCCGTAAAGGCAGGCGGTCCTGAACCTGAAACCAACCCGCGCTTGCGTGCTATCATCGCAACCTGCAAACGCGAGAATATGCCAAAAGACAATATCCAGCGCGCCATTAAGAACGCAATGGGCAAGGACACGAGCGACTATAAAGAGGTGCCATACGAAGGATACGGCCCTCACGGAATAGCCATCTTTGTAGACACGCTGACCGACAACACCACCCGCACCGTGGGCGATGTCCGCTCTGTCTTCAACAAATTCAACGGAACACTCGGCACACAAGGCTCGTTGGCATTCCTTTTCGACCACAAAGCCGTGTTCTCTTTCAAGATTAAGGAAGGCATTGATATGGAAGAACTCATTCTCGACCTCATCGATTACGGTGTAGAAGACGAGTTCGACCAAGACGATGAAGAAGGCGAAATCACCATTTACGGCGAGCCTACCAGCTTTGGCGAAATACAAAAGCACTTGGAAGACAATGGTTTTGAAATCACCTCTGCCGAATTCACCCGCATTCCGAACGACCTAAAGGACGTTACCGACGAAGAACGCGAAACCATCGACAAGATGATTGAAAAGCTCGAAGACTTCGACGACGTACAGAATGTTTACACAAATATGAAACCAGCAGAGTAA
- the pheT gene encoding phenylalanine--tRNA ligase subunit beta: MNISYKWLKEYVDFDLEPQDLAAALTSTGLEVGSVEEVETIRGGLKGLFVGKVLTCEEHPNSDHLHVTTVDLGKGEPQQIVCGAANIAAGQKVIVADLGCVLYDGDDSFTIKRSKLRGVESLGMICAEDEIGVGTSHDGIIVLPEDAQVGMPAAEYYQLDSDWLIEIDITANRADALSHYGVARDLYAWLKQNGYETSLHRPDCDKFAVDNNDLPIKVKIENPDACRRYACLSITDCEVKESPQWLKDRLNVIGVRPINNIVDITNYIMMAYGQPMHCFDADMVTGRQIIVKDKNEGKKFITLDGEEHTLGEHDLAICNAEEPMCIAGVFGGKGSGTYENTRNVVLESAYFHPTWIRKSARRHGLSTDSSFRFERGIDPNGTIYALKQAAILCKELAGGKVSMEVCDVYPTKMEGFPVRLNYEYADRLIGKQLGADTIKSIATSLEMEIVKEDAEGLDLIVPPYRVDVKRPCDVIEDILRIYGYNNVEIPTELKSSLTIAEEADKNFHREDIVSEQLVGAGFNEILNNSLTAQAYYEGTELNAYPWEQTVKIMNPLSSDLGVMRQTLLFGGLESIRRNVNRKAQNLRFFEVGNTYRYEQDKWSEENPIKAYRQEYHLALWITGKRVQGSWAHADEESTFYELKANVENILRRVGMAQNALVAETSQNNIFDKGMELKTRGGKTIVEMGILSHKLLKKMDIAQAVFYADVNWTELMKAIRKNKLQFQEISKYPSVSRDLALLLDSNIEFAQIEEIARQSEKKLLKKVELFDVYEGKNLPEGKKSYAVNFILQDETKTLNDKAIDAIMQKLIKNITTKLGAELR; the protein is encoded by the coding sequence ATGAATATTTCATATAAATGGCTAAAGGAATACGTTGATTTCGACCTTGAACCACAGGATTTAGCGGCTGCGCTGACCTCAACAGGATTGGAAGTTGGAAGCGTAGAAGAGGTTGAAACTATCCGTGGCGGACTGAAAGGACTCTTTGTAGGCAAGGTGCTTACCTGCGAGGAACACCCCAATTCTGACCACTTACACGTTACAACGGTAGACCTTGGCAAAGGCGAGCCACAGCAAATAGTATGCGGTGCAGCCAATATAGCAGCAGGACAAAAGGTTATTGTAGCAGATTTAGGCTGCGTACTGTACGATGGCGACGACTCTTTCACTATCAAGAGAAGCAAGCTGAGAGGCGTCGAGAGCTTGGGAATGATTTGTGCTGAAGACGAAATCGGCGTAGGAACAAGCCACGACGGCATCATTGTTCTGCCCGAAGATGCACAAGTGGGTATGCCTGCAGCAGAGTATTACCAGCTCGATAGCGACTGGCTCATTGAAATAGACATTACTGCCAACCGTGCCGATGCGTTGAGCCATTACGGCGTAGCACGCGACCTTTACGCGTGGTTGAAGCAAAACGGATACGAAACATCGTTGCACCGCCCCGACTGCGATAAGTTTGCGGTAGACAACAACGACCTTCCTATCAAAGTAAAGATAGAAAACCCTGACGCCTGCCGCCGCTATGCGTGCCTCAGCATCACCGATTGCGAGGTAAAGGAAAGCCCACAATGGCTGAAAGACAGGCTCAATGTAATTGGCGTTCGCCCCATCAACAACATTGTAGACATTACCAACTACATTATGATGGCTTACGGACAACCTATGCACTGCTTCGATGCAGACATGGTAACAGGTAGGCAAATCATCGTGAAAGACAAGAACGAAGGCAAGAAGTTCATCACGCTCGACGGCGAGGAACACACGCTTGGCGAGCACGACCTTGCTATTTGCAACGCCGAAGAACCAATGTGCATTGCCGGAGTATTCGGCGGAAAAGGCAGCGGAACATACGAAAACACACGCAACGTAGTGTTGGAAAGTGCCTACTTCCACCCTACTTGGATTCGCAAGAGTGCGCGTCGCCACGGTCTTTCTACCGATTCGAGCTTCCGTTTCGAGCGTGGAATCGACCCCAACGGAACCATTTATGCCCTCAAGCAAGCAGCCATTCTCTGCAAAGAGCTGGCAGGCGGCAAGGTAAGTATGGAAGTTTGCGACGTATATCCTACGAAAATGGAAGGTTTCCCTGTTCGTTTGAACTACGAATATGCCGACCGCCTTATCGGAAAACAGCTCGGAGCCGACACGATTAAGAGCATTGCAACAAGTCTTGAAATGGAAATCGTGAAGGAAGATGCCGAAGGACTCGACCTTATCGTGCCTCCCTACCGTGTAGATGTAAAGCGTCCGTGCGACGTTATCGAGGATATTCTCCGCATTTACGGCTACAACAACGTTGAAATTCCAACCGAACTGAAGTCTTCTCTCACCATCGCCGAAGAGGCAGACAAGAACTTCCACAGGGAAGATATCGTGAGCGAGCAGCTTGTCGGCGCAGGTTTCAACGAGATATTGAACAACTCGCTTACCGCACAGGCTTACTATGAGGGCACAGAACTCAATGCCTATCCGTGGGAACAGACCGTAAAGATAATGAATCCGCTATCGAGCGACTTGGGTGTAATGCGCCAGACACTGCTCTTTGGTGGCTTGGAAAGCATTCGCCGCAACGTGAACCGCAAGGCGCAAAACCTAAGATTCTTTGAAGTCGGCAATACTTACAGGTACGAACAAGACAAGTGGAGCGAGGAAAACCCTATCAAGGCATACCGCCAAGAATACCATTTGGCACTCTGGATAACGGGCAAACGCGTGCAGGGTTCGTGGGCACACGCCGATGAGGAAAGCACTTTCTACGAACTGAAAGCCAACGTTGAGAACATTCTACGCCGTGTTGGAATGGCACAAAACGCACTTGTTGCCGAAACATCGCAGAACAACATCTTCGACAAAGGTATGGAACTGAAGACCCGCGGCGGTAAAACCATCGTTGAAATGGGTATCTTGAGCCACAAGCTATTGAAGAAAATGGACATCGCACAGGCTGTTTTCTATGCCGATGTGAACTGGACAGAGCTGATGAAAGCCATTCGCAAGAACAAGCTGCAGTTCCAGGAAATATCGAAATATCCAAGCGTCAGCCGCGACTTGGCACTCTTGTTGGATTCCAACATCGAGTTTGCACAGATAGAAGAGATTGCCCGCCAGAGCGAAAAGAAACTTCTGAAGAAAGTCGAACTCTTCGACGTTTACGAGGGCAAGAACCTCCCCGAAGGCAAAAAGAGCTACGCCGTGAACTTCATACTTCAAGACGAGACGAAGACTTTGAACGACAAAGCCATTGACGCCATTATGCAGAAATTAATTAAAAACATAACAACAAAACTCGGAGCAGAACTCCGATAA
- a CDS encoding polyprenyl synthetase family protein, which produces MYTSKELLEIVNHYLDSLAYDRKPASLYEPIKYVLDLGGKRIRPILMLLSYNLYKDNPKDILSAACALETYHNYTLLHDDLMDEAPLRRGQQTVHKKWNDNQAVLSGDSMLVLAYERLAKCDTKHLEAALHLFTETALQIGEGQQYDMEFEMRNDVTVEEYIEMIRLKTSVLLACATKMGAILADASKEDAENLYKFGEQIGLAFQLQDDYLDVYGDAKVFGKKIGGDITSNKKTYMLITAFNQANAEQRAELEKWINKSDFDTEEKIAAVTRLYNEIGVDKLAKEKMGFYYEQGKKFLDAVKLPDERKEALVAYAAEMMKRQR; this is translated from the coding sequence ATGTACACATCTAAGGAACTTTTGGAAATTGTAAACCATTATTTAGACAGCCTTGCCTACGACCGTAAGCCTGCAAGCCTATACGAACCCATTAAATATGTATTGGATTTAGGCGGCAAACGCATACGTCCTATCCTGATGTTGTTGAGTTACAACCTATACAAAGATAATCCGAAAGACATTCTGTCGGCTGCTTGTGCATTGGAAACCTATCATAACTATACGCTTCTGCACGACGACCTCATGGACGAAGCTCCATTAAGACGCGGACAACAAACCGTACACAAGAAGTGGAACGACAACCAAGCCGTGCTTTCAGGCGACTCTATGTTGGTCTTGGCTTACGAACGATTGGCTAAATGCGACACGAAACACCTTGAAGCAGCCCTGCATCTCTTCACCGAAACGGCATTACAGATAGGCGAAGGACAGCAATACGATATGGAATTTGAGATGCGTAACGATGTTACAGTAGAGGAATACATCGAGATGATACGCCTTAAAACCAGTGTGTTGCTTGCTTGTGCAACAAAGATGGGGGCTATCTTAGCCGATGCAAGCAAGGAAGATGCAGAGAACCTGTACAAGTTTGGCGAACAAATAGGATTGGCTTTCCAGCTCCAAGACGATTATCTCGATGTGTACGGCGATGCGAAAGTGTTCGGAAAGAAGATTGGAGGCGACATAACATCGAACAAAAAGACTTATATGCTCATCACCGCTTTCAACCAAGCAAATGCTGAACAGAGAGCCGAACTCGAAAAGTGGATTAACAAGAGCGACTTCGACACCGAAGAAAAAATTGCTGCCGTAACACGGTTGTACAACGAAATCGGTGTAGATAAACTCGCTAAAGAGAAGATGGGCTTCTATTACGAGCAGGGAAAGAAGTTCCTTGATGCTGTAAAACTGCCCGATGAACGGAAGGAAGCATTGGTAGCATACGCAGCAGAAATGATGAAACGCCAAAGATAA
- a CDS encoding acyloxyacyl hydrolase, producing the protein MVSHLGLKGILLIAFVYVATQAEAIEKDSIRHWGFTVSVMKSEIIALDKNQRKYLKEKENGSVALELNHINLPSDHDSYAKDYNYPSLSIGLRYTMNNRVLFHRTPDLAWDKIEEVPYDSRLGNTLSLYGTFQRAIHRNKHWETSYSLSGGVGYTNKWYNKDNNIDNDFIGTPILIYFGAGIHQTYRFAREWGVRASLEFVHHSNGALYRPNKGSNCVGPSVGIVYYPYYETFIREHGSFQSAPFKKFLYLDLTAGIGAKTLVEDWQITQFRTPKTDPNYRTGDFKRYATYSLQANLMYRYARRWASGIGIDAFYNTYAPHIEQLERKEGNNIDCKPWSFGIAGKHETFFHNLSVNVALGTYLYRRMGSIDRELGGRIYERIGVNYSFPSLNGLKLGINVKAHTTKADFTELVITYPFRL; encoded by the coding sequence ATGGTTTCTCATCTTGGTCTGAAAGGCATTTTACTGATAGCATTTGTCTATGTAGCAACACAGGCAGAAGCTATTGAAAAAGACTCAATACGGCATTGGGGCTTCACCGTAAGTGTGATGAAAAGCGAAATTATTGCTTTAGATAAAAACCAACGCAAATACTTAAAAGAGAAAGAAAATGGCTCTGTTGCATTGGAACTGAACCATATCAATCTCCCTTCCGACCACGATTCATACGCAAAAGATTACAACTACCCTTCCCTATCCATCGGTTTACGCTACACGATGAACAACCGTGTGCTCTTTCATCGCACTCCCGATTTAGCTTGGGATAAGATAGAAGAAGTTCCATACGACTCCCGCTTAGGCAATACACTCTCGCTGTACGGCACTTTCCAACGCGCCATACACCGCAACAAGCACTGGGAAACGTCCTATTCGTTAAGCGGTGGAGTTGGCTATACCAACAAATGGTACAATAAAGACAACAATATAGACAACGACTTCATAGGAACGCCCATCCTTATATACTTTGGAGCAGGCATTCATCAAACCTATCGCTTTGCCCGAGAATGGGGTGTAAGAGCCAGCTTAGAGTTTGTCCATCATAGCAACGGCGCACTCTATCGTCCAAACAAAGGCTCAAATTGTGTAGGTCCGTCGGTCGGAATTGTTTATTATCCTTATTACGAAACATTCATCAGAGAGCACGGCAGCTTCCAATCAGCACCCTTCAAAAAGTTTCTGTACCTTGACTTAACAGCGGGTATTGGTGCCAAGACTTTGGTCGAAGATTGGCAAATAACACAATTCCGCACGCCAAAAACAGACCCCAACTACCGCACTGGAGATTTCAAACGATACGCAACCTATTCACTGCAGGCTAATTTAATGTACCGTTATGCACGCAGATGGGCGTCGGGTATAGGCATAGATGCCTTCTACAACACATACGCACCACACATAGAGCAATTGGAACGGAAAGAAGGCAACAACATAGATTGTAAGCCTTGGTCGTTTGGCATTGCAGGGAAACACGAAACTTTCTTTCATAACCTATCGGTAAACGTTGCCTTAGGAACCTATTTGTATCGAAGAATGGGCTCAATAGATAGGGAATTAGGCGGAAGAATATACGAACGGATTGGCGTAAACTATTCGTTTCCATCGCTAAATGGACTTAAATTAGGCATCAACGTAAAGGCGCATACCACAAAGGCAGACTTTACCGAACTTGTCATAACCTACCCTTTCCGCCTTTAA